Part of the Phycisphaerales bacterium genome, TGCTCGTGGCCGTCCACCTGATCGACGATCAGCCGACGATCCTGGCGGGCCGCGTGACCGAGTGCGAGTACGACGGCGAAGCGCTCTACACGGTCAAGATCGAGCTCGTCCCCAGGCCCAGCAGCGAAGAGATCCGCCAGTGGATCATGCAGCGCTGACCGGACCTTCGCGGACTTGACCTTGCCCCGCGGCCGCCGAACGCTGCGCCATGCGGATCATTCGGACGGCCAACGAATTGGCCGCCTACCAGAACGAGATCGGGCCCAACCCCGGCGGCGTCTTGGTGCCCACCATGGGCGCCCTGCACGCGGGGCACGTTGCCCTGATCCGGCAGGCCGCAGCCGAAGCACGGGACCGAGGTCTCGGCGCCGGATGCGTGGTGACGGTGTTCGTCAACCCGACCCAGTTCGACGAGTCCCACGACTTCGAGCGATACCCCCGCGTGCTGGACGAGGACGCCGCCGCCTGCGAACGGGCCGGCGCGAGCGCGGTGATCGCGCCAAGCGTCGAGATGGTCTACCCCGACGGCGTCGATGCGCCGGGGCCCAAGGTGCCCGCTGTCGCGGTCGACAAGGGCCTCGAGGACGAGTTTCGGCCCGGTCACTTCGTGGGCGTGGCCAAGGTGCTCGCGCGGTTGTTCGCGTTGGTGGAGCCCGCGACCGCCGTGTTCGGCGAGAAGGACTGGCAGCAGCTCCAACTCGCCCGCGCCCTCGTGGAACAGGAGCGCCTGGGCATCGACATCATCAACGGGCCGACGGTTCGCGACGCCGACGGGCTCGCGCTGAGCAGCCGGAACCGATTCCTCTCCGAGGATGAGCGTGCGGCGGCGCTAGCAATCCCACGAGCACTGCGAGCCGCATCGGACGCCCCTACCGCCGGCTTGGCCGAGCGGGCGATGCGCGAGGCGCTCGCCGGGCTCGACGTCGAGTACGCCACGGTTCGGCACGCCACCACGCTCGAGCGAATCGACCCGGCAACCAAACCGGGCGAGGGCCAGTTCCGGGGCCTGATCACCTGCCGGCTGGGCCAGACGAGGCTGCTGGACAACGCCTCTTGGCCGCTGCCCTCCGATTCCCCCTTGCGATCTCTGTGACGAGGCATCGTGGCCGCTAAACTAGGCGTTTGGCGGCCGGACGGGCCGCCGAGCGTACTCGCCAGCATCTCGAATCGGAGGCCGCCGTGCTCAAGACCCCGCTCCACAAGCTCCACCTCGAACACGGCGGCAAGATGGTCGAGTACGCAAGGTGGGACATGCCCATCAGCTACGGCTCGGTCCAGCAGGAGCACGTGCAGGTCCGATCGAGCGGGGGCATGTTCGACGTCTCGCACATGGGCCGGCTGAAGATCACCGGCCGCCACGCCCGCCGGCTGCTCGGACGCGTGTGCTCGCGCCGCATCGGCGACATGCAACAGGGCCAGTGCCGCTACGGGCTGATCCTCAACGAGCAGGGCGGCGTGAAGGATGACGTGCTCGTCTATCGCATGGACGACACCGAGTTCCTCGTCGTCGTCAACGCGGCCAACCGCGAGAAGATCGTCGAACACCTCAAGTCGGTCATCGCCGCCGAAGAGCTGGTCGTAAAGATGGACGACCAGACGACCAAGACCGCCATGGTCGCCATCCAGGGCCCGAAAGTCATGGACCTGGTCAGCCGCGTGAGCAGCGAGGTGCCCACGCTCAAGCGCTACCGATTCACGATCAAGAACCTGCTCATCGCCAAGCTGCTCGTCTCGCGCACGGGCTACACGGGCGAGGACGGCGTCGAGGTCATCCTGCCGGCCAGCATCGTCGATATGGCCCTCAAGCTGCTGCTCAAGGACGTCGACCTCGACGCCGAGCAGAGCGACATGAAGCTCATCGGCCTGGGCGCCCGCGACACGCTTCGGCTCGAGGCCGGCATGCCGCTCTACGGCCACGAGCTGGGCGAGGACATCAACGCCCTGTCGTGCGGCGTCGACTTTGCCATCAAGATGGACAAGGACGAGGGCGACATGCCCGAACCGTTCATTGGTCAAGAGGCGCTCAAGAAGACGATCGCCGAGGGCGGCCCGGCCCGCACGCTGGCGGCCTTCGTCGTCGAAGGCAAGCGCACGCCGCGGCAGGGCATGGCCATCAAGGCGGGCGGCAAGGACGTCGGCGTCGTCACCAGCGGCTGCAGCAGCCCGACGCTCGGCGTGCCGATTGCGATGGGCATCATCGACCGCGGCGTGAACGAAGCGGGCACCAAGGTCACGATCGACACCGGGCGGACCGAGCTCGAGGCCGAGGTACGCGCGAACCCCCTGTATAAGAAGCCCAAGGCCTAGGCCAGCACCCGCTCGCCGATCAGCACGCCGACAGCGACCGCGGCGAAGCCGAGCACGAGATGGAGCGCTACCGAGCCGAGGGCGATGCCCATCTTGCCCTCGCGCCACAGCGTGAACGTCTCGACGCCAAACGTGCTGTAGGTCGTGAAGGCCCCGAGCGCCCCCACCACCACGAGCAAGCGCAGGTGGTGCGGCGAGCCGTCGCCTTCGCGTGCCATCAGCCACGGCAGCACGAGGCCAACCGCCAGGCAGCCCGCAACGTTGACGGTGAGCGTCGCCGCGGGGAGCGCGAGCGGATGCTCCTTGAAGATCGCCATCGCCGTGCGCGCCACGCCGTAGCGGGCCGAAGCGCCCAGCGCTCCCCCGATCGCGACCGCGAGGATGTCGAGCACGATCTTCAACGCGGCTGACGCGCGGGGGCCGGATCGGGGCTTGCCGTCGGACGCGACTGGTCGGGCACGGCCAGCGGGTCGTCGCCCGGCAGGGCGGGGAAGAAGCCCTCGGGCACGGTCGCCGGCTCGAAGCGCAGCCAGTCGACGCCGAGCTCGGCCTCGACCTGCGGGGCGAGGAACGGCGGGTGGTCGAAGGGCCCGCGTTCCAGCCGGTCGGCGTTGAATCGCACGCTCGGGCGAAGGCGGACGCTCGCGGTCCAGGCGGCCGAGCCGTCCTCGGCGTCGAGCCCCGCCGCCATCTTCCGGCCCACGCGATTCGGCACGCTTACGTCCATCGGGGCGGAGAGCGGCGCTCCTGTCGCCGCGTCGAAGAGCTGCAGCCGGACCAAAGCTCGGGCGACCGACGAGCCGCTGGTGGGCAGGTCGACCGAGAGCACGCGCACGAGCCAGTCCTTCTCGACGTCGAGGGCCTCGTTCATCGCGTCCGCCCAGTCGCGGGCGGTGCGGGCGTAGGCGGCGCGGTCGTCGGGCGTGCGGCGGGGCACGGTCGCCAGTTCGAGCCGGGCCCGTCGGCGGAGCGTCTGCATGGCGGCCATGGGCGAGGCCGTGGGGTCACGCGGCTCGGCCAGCACGGGCGCGGGCGGGGCGTAGCCCAGGTTGCGCAAGATCTCGATGGCTTCGGCCAGGCGCACGCGGAAGCCCGCGAGCTCTTCGCGGAGGGCGTCGCGCTCGGCCGTCAACGCTGCGACCTGGGCCTCGAGCTGCGCAACTCGGTCCTGCACTGGCTCGTCGTCCTGCGCGCAGAGCGTGGAACACAGCCCCACGCAGGCCACGACGGCGAGCGCGAGCCTCACTTGTCGAGCCTCGCCGTCGCGGGCGTGCTGCCGGTCGTCGAACCAGATGCGGAGCCGTTCGACTGCCCGTTGGCGTGCGCATTGGGCGCGGGCGCATCGATCCAACTCGCCGGGTAGGCGTGGTCGTCGATCTCGAGCGCCGCCTTGGTGGGGAACATCGGGCGGAACGTATCGCACATCACCGCCAGCTCGTCGGTCCACTTGGCGCCCAGGCTCTTCTCGACGGTGCCGGGGTGCGGCCCGTGCGGGATGCCCTGGGGGTGTAGCGTGATCGAGCCCTGCTCGATGCCCCGCCGCGCCTTGTAGTTGCCCTCGACGTAGTACAGGATCTCGTCGCTATCGAGGTTGCTGTGGTTGTACGGCACCGGGATCGCTTCGGGATGGAAGTCGAGCGCCCGGGGACAGAACGAGCAGATCACGAAGTTATGGCCCTCGAACGTTTGATGAATGGGCGGGGGCATGTGCAATTGCCCGGTGATGGGCGCGAAGTCGTCGATGTTGAAGATGTAGGGGTAGTAGCACCCGTCCCAGCCCACGATGTCGCACGGGTGGTACTTGTACTGGTACGAGTGCACGCTGTCGCGGCTCTTGATGCGCACCTCGTAGTCGCCCAGCTCGTCGGTGAAGAGCGGGTGCTCGTCGTCGGCGATCGGCAGCACCAGGTCGCGCTCGCAGTACGGCGCGTGCTCGAGGAACTGGCTGGTCTTCTTGCTGAGGTACCGCGGCGGCGGCAGGATATGGCTCGCGTTGACCGTCTCGAACAGCACGAACTTGCCGAAGGGCATCTCGGCCTTCGAGTGCCCGCCGAAGTTATCCTCGTCGCCGCTCTCCGGCCGCTCGTCCCATGCCATGTGGTAGATGATGCCCTTGGGGATCACGATGTAGTCCTTGGGGCCAAACTTCAGCGTGCCCATGAACGTCCGCACGGTGCCGCTGCCGAAGTGCACGAAGATGCACTCGTCGCCCTGGCCGTTCTTGAAGTGGTACTGCATGCGCTCGGCCGGGTTGCACACCGCCATCTCGACGTCGGCGTTGCCGAACAGCACGACCCGCCCCGTCACGCTGTCGCCCTTGGGCGGCGTGAACTGCCCGCCCGTGCGCAGGTGCCGCATGCGCATGGTGTCCATCTCGACGTACTCGGGCTTGGTGCCGTAGAGGTTGGTCCACCCCGTCACCTGGGTCGGCGGGTGGATGTGGTACATCGTGCTGGTCGGCCCCACGAAGCCTTCGGTGCCGAACAGCTCTTCGCTATAGAGCTTGCCATCGGGCCGGCGGAACTGGGTGTGCCGCTTCTTGGGGAGGGTGCCGAGCTTGGTGTAATAGGGCATGGGTTTGGGTTCCCTTCGGGAGGCGTGCGACCACTCGCACGCCGCAATGGGGTGATCGCCACGCGTCCTGCGGCCGCTGGGGCCGGGCGGGCGGCATCTGCACCCAATCGATTGTATACGAACGGGCCGGGGGGTCGGTTGGGGAGCGCGGACGGGCGCCGGGCAGTGCTCCGCGGGGAGCGCCCCGAAGACCGCGGGGAGCGCCCCGAGCTCTGCGGGGAGCGCCCGGAACTCCGCGGGGAGCTCCCCGAGCTCCGCGGGGAGCGCCCAGAACTGCTCGGGGAGGCCACGGAACTCCGCGGGTCGCTCGCAAAACTCTTCTGAGGGCTCGCAGAACTCTGCGGGTCGCTCGCAGGATTGCATCGGCCGGCGACGATGGAACGCGGGCGGACGTTGGAAGCCCGCCTCCGGTGCAAGATCGGTCGTCGCGTTCGAGTTATGGAAGGCTGCTCTCTTCTCGGACGCCGCCGCCGGCCAGCAGAATGCGCTTGCGATCGAGCCTGCGTCCGGGTATCTTGATGGCCCCGCGACGCCCGGTCGCGGGCCAGGGAGAGACGACGTGCCGAAGTACTCGACAGCCGCCGCCGTGCTCGCCATCGCCGGGCTTGCGATGATCACCACGAAGAGCCACTCCCAGAGCACCATGGAATGGGCCATGCCGGTCGATGGAGACTTCGGCGAGGCGAGCAATTGGTTCCCGGCGGTCGTGCCATCCGTCTTCGATACGGCGGTGTTCGGAGGCGTCGGAGCCTACGTGGTACGCGTCACGGGGCGAGGCGACGTGGGATCTGTCGAACTCACCAACCCGCAGGCAGCGGTCCAGATCGAGAACGGCGGCAGGCTCTTCGTCTACGAACGGACGCGTGGGCCCGGCGTCTTCGCGGTCAGCGACGGCGTGACGACCGACGGCGTGGCCGTGCTCTACGCCTCGTCCGGCGCACTCATCGATGGCCTGGTGCGACTCGACGGAGCGGCTGACCACAACGCCGAGGCGCAGGGCCAGGGCCGCATCGTGCTCGGCAGCAACGGCGTCATCACCGGACAAGGCAGGATC contains:
- the panC gene encoding pantoate--beta-alanine ligase, translating into MRIIRTANELAAYQNEIGPNPGGVLVPTMGALHAGHVALIRQAAAEARDRGLGAGCVVTVFVNPTQFDESHDFERYPRVLDEDAAACERAGASAVIAPSVEMVYPDGVDAPGPKVPAVAVDKGLEDEFRPGHFVGVAKVLARLFALVEPATAVFGEKDWQQLQLARALVEQERLGIDIINGPTVRDADGLALSSRNRFLSEDERAAALAIPRALRAASDAPTAGLAERAMREALAGLDVEYATVRHATTLERIDPATKPGEGQFRGLITCRLGQTRLLDNASWPLPSDSPLRSL
- the gcvT gene encoding glycine cleavage system aminomethyltransferase GcvT — encoded protein: MLKTPLHKLHLEHGGKMVEYARWDMPISYGSVQQEHVQVRSSGGMFDVSHMGRLKITGRHARRLLGRVCSRRIGDMQQGQCRYGLILNEQGGVKDDVLVYRMDDTEFLVVVNAANREKIVEHLKSVIAAEELVVKMDDQTTKTAMVAIQGPKVMDLVSRVSSEVPTLKRYRFTIKNLLIAKLLVSRTGYTGEDGVEVILPASIVDMALKLLLKDVDLDAEQSDMKLIGLGARDTLRLEAGMPLYGHELGEDINALSCGVDFAIKMDKDEGDMPEPFIGQEALKKTIAEGGPARTLAAFVVEGKRTPRQGMAIKAGGKDVGVVTSGCSSPTLGVPIAMGIIDRGVNEAGTKVTIDTGRTELEAEVRANPLYKKPKA
- the crcB gene encoding fluoride efflux transporter CrcB, with protein sequence MLDILAVAIGGALGASARYGVARTAMAIFKEHPLALPAATLTVNVAGCLAVGLVLPWLMAREGDGSPHHLRLLVVVGALGAFTTYSTFGVETFTLWREGKMGIALGSVALHLVLGFAAVAVGVLIGERVLA
- a CDS encoding homogentisate 1,2-dioxygenase, translating into MPYYTKLGTLPKKRHTQFRRPDGKLYSEELFGTEGFVGPTSTMYHIHPPTQVTGWTNLYGTKPEYVEMDTMRMRHLRTGGQFTPPKGDSVTGRVVLFGNADVEMAVCNPAERMQYHFKNGQGDECIFVHFGSGTVRTFMGTLKFGPKDYIVIPKGIIYHMAWDERPESGDEDNFGGHSKAEMPFGKFVLFETVNASHILPPPRYLSKKTSQFLEHAPYCERDLVLPIADDEHPLFTDELGDYEVRIKSRDSVHSYQYKYHPCDIVGWDGCYYPYIFNIDDFAPITGQLHMPPPIHQTFEGHNFVICSFCPRALDFHPEAIPVPYNHSNLDSDEILYYVEGNYKARRGIEQGSITLHPQGIPHGPHPGTVEKSLGAKWTDELAVMCDTFRPMFPTKAALEIDDHAYPASWIDAPAPNAHANGQSNGSASGSTTGSTPATARLDK